CCAGCGGTGTAACTGCCATTCGGGTAGCAGCATGGAATGGAACATCCTATACAGCTATCGGCAATGGATTTGACAGTAATGTTTTCGCGCTATATTATGACCATAGCAATAATACCCTTTATGCTGCAGGCTCGTTTTTATCTTCAGGAATAAATCCGATAACCCGTATTGCAAAATGGGACGGCACACAATGGCAACCGTTAGGTACAGGCTGCAATAATGAGATTTATGCACTTACCGGAGATAATAATGGAAACATTTATGCAGGTGGTATTTTTACTGATGCAGGTGGTATAAGTGCTGAGCGAATTGCAAAATGGAATGGCACTACATGGGCTGCATTAGGCTCAGGTATTGGCAGTGGTTCAAACTATGTTGAAGCATTGACATTTTACAATGGCGATTTAATTGCCGGTGGGCAGTTTGGTGTGGCTGGTGGTGTAACTGTGAGTGGTATTGCCCGATGGAATGGCACCAATTGGTTTGACTTAAATGGTGGTGTGAGTGGTTTATCTATGCGTATTTCTGCTTTTAAAGAAATAAACGGTGAATTGATTTGTGGTGGTACTTTTACTTCTGCAGGTGGAATTTCGTCAAATAGTGTAGCTAAATGGAATGGTGCTGCATGGTTAGCAATTCCCGGAGGTATATCCGGTGGACAAGCTAAAGTTAAAGCCCTTGGATATTTATTCAATACACTCTATGTAGGTGGTAATTTTTCTCTTGCAGATGGCAACGCGGCTTCAAATATTGCAGCTTTTGATGGTACCACATGGACTAACCTCAGTGGTGGAACAAACAATCAGGTTGATGCATTATTGAATTATGGTAATGAGATGCACGTTGGAGGTGCTTTCACAATGGCAGGAGGAAATCCTGCAACCTACATTGCTAAATACAGAACAACCTGTTTAACAAATTCCATCATCGCTACCACACAAACTTCTTGTTTTAATCAATGTAATGGAACGGCAACAGTCACCGCAACAGGAAATGCTCCCTTTACCTACCAATGGTCAACAACTCCTGCTCAAACTGATTCCACAGCAACAAACCTTTGCGCAGGAAATTACTCCGTAACAATTACCGATAATATCGGTTGCAGCATTACACAACCTGTAACTATTACAGAGCCGGCACAGTTTGCAATTAGCTTTTCATCAAACAACCCAACATGTTTTGGATTGTGTGATGGCAATGCATTGGCATCAAACAACGGACAAGGTACTATAAGCTACAATTGGAATACTATTCCTGCCCAAACGACACAAACTGCCACCGGACTTTGCGAAGGTGTTTATTCTGTTACACTTATTGACTCTGCAGGCTGTACGGTAACGGACTCTGTTGTTATAACCAACCCTGCACCAAACACACTTACGCTGACTTCATCAAACCCTACATGCTACAATAACTGTGATGGAATTGCCGCAGTAGTATCAACAGGGAATCCCCCTTTTCAATATTTATGGAACACCATTCCTGCACAACAAACCGATACAGCAACGGGACTTTGTGCAGGTGTTTATTACGTTACCGTTACTGACAGTACGGGCTGCATGGCAACTGACTCAATAGAAATTGTTAATCCTGCTGCTGCAACATTACAATTCAGTACTAATGCGACAACATGTTTTGGAAGTTGTAATGGTTCTGTATCTGTTGTTTCGAGCGGAAATGCACCATTTACTTATTTGTGGAATACTACACCTATTCAAACAACAGATACTGCAACAAATTTGTGTGCAGGAACATATTTTGTTACTGTTACTGACAGTAATCTTTGTGCTGTAACAGACTCCGTTGTGATTCAAGAACCTGTGGCCAATCAGATTTCTTTTACAGCACAACAGCCTGCATGTATCAGCTCATGTAATGGTTTACTTACTGCAACATCTACAGGAACTGCACCATTTATTTTTCAATGGTCAAACGGTGATTCAATAAGCACTATTGATTCACTTTGTACTGGTGTTTATTACATAACCATTAGTGACAGCATTGGCTGTTCTGTAACAGACTCCATTTCACTTAACCCGGCTCCTCCCCTTCCAATTACTTTCACAACATTATTTGCAGGTTGTAACGGTGTGTGCACTGGCGCAGTAAGTGCCGCTATTACAGGTATTAATCCAACAAGCTATATATGGTCAACCGGTGACACAATAGCTTCAATAGATTCACTTTGTCAGGGTCTTTATACGGTAAGCATCACAGACAGTATTGGATGTATTGTAACTGACTCTGTACAAATTATCAGCCAGCCTGTTTTATTAAATCCAAGCACAATAGCACCAACCTGTGCAGGACAATGTAACGGATTAGCTTCTATAAATCCATCAGGTGTGGCACCATTTCAATGGCAATGGTCAACAGGCGATACAACCTCTCTTTCTATTGACAGTTTATGTGCCGGTGTATATTACATCACAATAACAGATTCTGCAGGCTGTACAGGCACCGACTCTGTTATGATTGTTGACCCACCCACTATAACTTATTCTGCATCGCATACCGATGCGACTTGCGCTAATCTTTGTAATGGTATTTCTACCATCACGGCAACCGGCAATGGAACTTTGACTTATTTATGGAATACTGTGCCTCCTCAAACAGATTCTACCAATACCAATCTGTGCTTTGGCTACACGACCTATACAATTACAGATACTAACAATTGTTCTGTCTCCGATTCAGTTTTAATTTTTGAACCTGCACCAATATTTATTGGAAATAATTTTCTAGGCATAGCTTGTAATGGTAACTGTGACGGCTTTGTTCGTGCCCTACCTTCCGGAGGCACCCCGGGTTATACTTATTTATGGTCGAATGGTGTAACGTTTGATTCCATTTTAAACGTCTGTGCAGGCACTTATACTGTTACTGTTACTGATGCCAACCTGTGTGCAGCAGTTGACTCTTTTACTTTTGTAGAACCCGATCCTGTGGTAATTAGCTTTGTTGTAACCGATGCCTCATGCCCCGGTTGTACTGATGGCAGCATTGTAGCAACTGCAACAGGTGGTACTCCACCGTATGATTATCTGTATCCTGCATTAGGCATTGCTGATTCGGTTGCAACCAATCTGGGCATGGGTTACTATTTATTTTGTGCACAGGACTTCAACAACTGCATGCAATGCGATAGTGTTTTTGTTGATGAAGCTACTGCCATTAATAGCCTTTCTCCTGAAATAAAAGAAATTAAAATTTTTCCTAATCCATTTTCTGACAGGGCTTTTTTGAGTATTACAACAGCAGAAATGAAAGATTTTAAACTATACTTTTATGATGTAGCAGGAAGATTAGTTAATATGCCTTATAACCATATTGGCAATAACGGAGAGAAACAGACCTACAGCATACAAAATCAAGGTTTGATTCCGGGTATGTATTATGTAAAAATCATTTCGGCTAACGAAGTTATTGCTATTGGCAAATTCATAATCAACTGATGCCTATGCGTGAAAATGTTTCTCTAAAGAATTTAAACACCTTCGGCATTGAAGCAAAAGCACGTTATTTTACTGAAATAAATAATGAAGACGAATTAAAAAAATTTCTTCTTCAACAGAATAAAAATGTACTGCCGCTGTTGGTTATGGGTGGTGGCAGCAACATGCTTTTCTTTAAAGATTATGATGGCATTGTTTTAAAAAACAACCTGAACGGCATTGACGTTGTTGAAGAGAATGAAACTTTTGTAAAGATAAGAGTTGGCGCTGGCGAAATATGGCATAATGTTGTCATGTGGTCGGTAGAAAAAAATCTTGGAGGTCTCGAAAATCTTTCACTTATACCCGGATCTGCTGGAGCTGCACCCATTCAGAATATTGGTGCTTATGGGGTAGAAATAAAAAACGTACTCGTTGCTGTTGAAACCATGGCAATAGAAAGTGCAGAAAAAAAAGTATTTTCTAATCTTGAATGTCAATTCGGGTACAGAAATAGTATTTTCAAAAATTCTGCAAAAGGCAAATACATCATCACAGCTATTATACTGGAGCTGAAAAAACAGCCACATTTTAAAACCGAATATGGCGCCATTCAAACGGAACTGGAAAAACAGGGTATTAAAACACTTAGCGTTAAAGCCATAAGTGATGCAGTTATCGCAATAAGAAGAAGCAAATTACCTGACCCTGCCGTAATAGGCAATGCAGGCAGTTTTTTTAAGAATCCGGAAATTACTGAACAAGAATTTGAAAAAATTAAACAACAGCATCCCAATATTCCACATTATCCAGGAGGAGGAAACAAAATTAAACTGGCAGCAGGATGGCTTATTGAGCAATGTGGGTGGAAAGGATTTAGAGAAGGCAATGCAGGGTGTCATAAAAATCAGGCTTTAGTACTGGTGAACTTCGGTAATGCCACCGGTGCTGAGATCTATAATCTTGCACTAAAAATTAAAGATTCTGTTTTTAACCATTTCGGAGTTCAAATCGAACCGGAAGTAAACATTATTCAATAGCATTTTAATTTAGTTTTTAACTGATAGAACCAGGCACTGCTGACTATACATCATAATATCATACCCCATTAAATCGCTAAGTCTGCCTTAAGTCTCATTAGGTACCTAAAAACTGATTAATCTCATCTAAAATGAATAAAGGGAATCAAGCTTCAAACTAGGTTTGTAAACATATAAATCTTTCCTACTTTTGCGTTCCCAAACAATCTTTAAATAGACATGGCTGATAGTAAAAAAGCAAAACAAAATCACGAAGAGGAAAATCCATTCGAAGAAATGATTAAGCGCTTAGATGTAGCAGCAAAAATCATGAAATTAGACTCTGAAGTTTATGAAATAATGAAAAAGCCGAGCAAACTGGTATATTGCAGTATGCCGGTTAAAATGGATAATGGAAAAACAAAAGTATTTGAAGGCTTTCGTGTTATTCACAGTACAGCATTAGGGCCATCTAAAGGTGGTGTTCGTTACAGTACCTATGTAAACGAAAATGAAGTGATGGCACTTGCAGCTTGGATGACATTTAAATGTGCAGTTGCTGATATTCCTTATGGTGGTGCTAAGGGCGGAATTACTTGTGATCCTTCAACTATGTCAAAAGGTGAATTAGAGCGTTTAACAAGGGCATACACATCCTCAATGGTTGATGTATTTGGCGTGGATAAAGATATTCCTGCTCCTGATATGAATACAGGTCCTCAGGAAATGGCATGGATTGTTGATGAATACAGTAAATTAAAAGGAGGTTTTACTCCAGGTGTAGTTACGGGAAAACCTATTCATCTTGGAGGTTCTTTAGGACGATCAGAAGCTACGGGTCGTGGTGTTATGACTGCCACAATGGAAGCTATGGCAAAAATGGGGTTAAATCCTGCTAAATGCCGCGCTGCAGTTCAAGGCTTTGGAAATGTTGGCTCTATCACAGCAAAGCACTATGAAGCTAAAGGTTTAAAAATTGTAGCAATTTCTGATCATACCGCTGCATTTTACAACCCTGATGGTATTGATATTGACAAGGCAATTAAGTACAGAAATTCGAATAAAGGTGTTATTAAAGGATTCAAGGGAGGTAAACTTATCTCTAATGAAGAGTTGCTTACACTAAATGTTGATGTGTTAGCGCCATGTGCTATGGAAAATCAGATTACTGATGAGAATGCAGCAAAGATTAAAGCAAAATTAATTGTTGAAGGTGCCAATGGACCAACAACAGATGAGGCTGATCACATTCTAAGTAAAAAAGGGACTGTTGTAATTCCTGATATTCTTGCAAATGGTGGCGGTGTAACTGTATCCTATTTCGAATGGGGTCAAAACCGTTCAGGTTTATATATGACCGAAGATGAAGTAAACAACAAAGCCGATCATTGGATGAAACAAGCATTCCATAATGTTTGGAATACTTCTGTGAAACATAAAACAACCATGCGCATTGCTGCATATATTTATGCACTCGGCAAAATTGAACTAGGAATAAAATCACGCGGTAATTATTAAAATCTACCGTTTACCAATCAACTAAAAATGACTATTCACCGTGAAGGAAAAAATTGGGTGTGGGGGACACTCATCACTGTCCTTCTCATCAATTTGTTTGTTCTTAATTTTCGTGCAGAACACGATTGGATAACAGTTTTAGTTTTAATTGTAACCATAGTTTTCTTTTTGCTTATTCTTCAGTTTTTTCGCTATCCGAAAAGAAATATCACGCGCAATGAAAACTATGTCATAGCACCTGCTGACGGTAAAGTTGTAGTTATTGAGCGCACAGAAGAAAGTGAATACTATAAAGACAAACGTATTCAGGTTTCTATTTTTATGTCGCCCATAAATGTGCATGCCAACTGGTACCCTATGAGTGGCAAAATAAAGTTCCTTCGTTATCACAAGGGAAAATATTTGGTTGCATGGCATCCTAAGGCATCAACAGAAAACGAACGCTCAACCATTGTTGTTGAAAAAGATTCAAACAAAACAATTTTATTACGTCAGATTGCAGGAGCATTAGCTAAAAGAATAGTTTACTATCCTCGCGAAAACGATTTGGTAAAACAAGGCGCTGAAATGGGTTTTATTAAGTTTGGCTCTCGCGTTGATATTTATCTGCCGCTGACAGCAAAAATTAATGTAGAACTTAATCAAAAAACAAAAGGCGGTGTAACTGTCATTGCCGAGTTGGTTTAGTTATTTTTTCACACGCTCAATCTTATCCTTATTAACTTACGGAATCAAGTTTATTGAAAAGTTTTATGCACTGCATGGCTTCTTTAACGTCATGTACTCTTAATATTTTAGCGCCATTAATTAATGCAACCATATTTAGAGCGGTAGTACCATTTAGTGCCTCAGCAGGAGTAATATCAAGGGTTTTCCAAATCATCCCTTTTCTTGATACACCTGCTACAATAGGCAGTCCAAAAATCTTTAATAAATCAAACTTAGCTAACAGTTCAAAATTATGCTCTAAAGTTTTACCAAAGCCAAAACCGGGATCTATTAAAATGTCAGTAATTGCAGCCTTTCTGCATAACGCTATTTGCTTCGAAAAAAAATCAATTATCTCCTTCAGCAGGTTATCGTAAACGGGATTATTCTGCATACTTTCCGGACGGCCTTTCATGTGCATCATCAGATAGGGTACTTTAAGAACAGCAACTGTTTCAATCATCCTGCTGTCCATTAAACCGGCAGAAATATCATTAATCATACAAACGCCTGAATCTACTGCACGCTTTGCAATGCTGGAATAAACAGTATCTATAGAAATTAATACTTCCGGAAAATGCTGTTTAATTAAAGTAATAACTTTTCCGATACGACTCCATTCCTCCTTTTCTGAAGGCATTTGAGAGCCTGGGCGGGAAGATGAGCCTCCTATGTCAATAAAAGTTGCACCTTCATTCAGCATTAATGCAACTTGTGTTAAAATTGCATTTTCACTGTTGTATGCACCTCCATCATAAAAAGAATCCGGTGTAAGGTTTAATACACCCATAACATGAGGTTTGTGCAGATTAACTAATTTGCCATGACAGTTTATAGAAGTAAATGTTTGCATATGCTGATTTACAGAGCAAAAATATCAATTGACATCAGGTGTGAAAAAGTTTTTATCAATTATTGAAAACAATTAGCATAAAACAACATTATTTGTAATGATTTAAAAGACATTAATAACAAACAGAAATTATGAAATATATTGTTACACTTTGTAGAATTTTAGTTGGTGTTTTATTCATCATTTCAGGTTTTATTAAAGCCAATGACACGCTTGGTTTCAGTTACAAACTTGATGAATACTTTTTAGTATTCAACATGTCATTTATGAGTGCATTTTCTGTGGCAATGGCACAGTTTATCTGTGTTGCAGAAATTGTTCTTGGTGTTGCAACATTGGTTGGCTGGCGTATGAATTTAGTGACCTGGCTATTGATGCTGATGATTGTATTTTTCACCTTCCTGACTTTTTATTCAGCTTACTTTAATGTGGTGAAAGATTGCGGTTGCTTTGGTGATGCTTTAAAACTTACACCATGGCAATCTTTTGGAAAAGATGTAGTACTTTTAGTACTGATTTTGATAATCTTCGTATGGCGCAATAAAGTCAAACCATTGTTTGAACTTAAAAAGACTCGTTGGGTAGTAATTTTTGCATTATTTGCCAGTTCAATTTTTACATATTATACCTATGCGCATTTACCTGTAATTGATTTTAGACCTTATGCTATAGGAAACAACATTAAAATAGGTATGTTGCCTCCACCAAATGCAATACCGGATAGTGTAGTTATCGTTTTCAAATATAAAGCGAAAGATGGCACAATAAAAGAATTTGGCATGAACAACCTACCTGAAGATTTAGAGAATTATGAGTTTGTTGATCGTACAGACAAAGTAATTCGCGAAGGCGATAAAGCCAAAATTCATGACTTTACTATTGTTGATGCAGACGGCAATGATCATACTCAGGAATTTTTAAATAATCCGGAATATTCATTTATGCTGGTTGCTTATGATTTGAATAAGTCGAACACAAAAATTCAAGGTAAGGTAAATCAACTGGCTGATGCATGCAGTAAGAATAAAATTCAGTTTTTCGGATTGACTTCTACAGTTGCTGCTGAAACCGATTTATTCCGCCATGAAAATCAAAACATGTTTGATTATTATTTCTGTGATGGTACAGCATTAAAAACAATTATTCGTTCAAATCCGGGTTTGGTTCTGTTACAAAATGGCGTAGTAGTTGCCATGTGGCATTACAATGATTTTCCATCTTGGGATGACGTGAATAAACAATACCTGAAAAAATAATTCCTTCAATCAATTTGTCTGCAATAAGTGTATCTTTCCCACCTATCTCTTGTAAATTTTAAAAACTACACTGAAGCACAATTAAATTTTTCTTCCGGTGTAAACTGTATAACCGGCACTAATGGTAGTGGAAAGACCAATATTATTGATGCTGTTTATTATCTCTCTTTCACGAAAAGTTATTTTAATATTTCGGACACACAAAATATCCAACATGGTGAATCATTATTTGTCATTCAAGGTAAGTTTAGTGATAACGAAAAAGAAGAACACGTTTTCTGTGGTGTAAAAACCGGATTTAAGAAACAAGTTAAAAGAGGCGGTGAAGAGTATGAAAGACTGAGTGACCATATAGGACTTTTTCCTGTGGTAATGGTAGCACCCGTTGATCATATTTTGATTACAGAAGGTAGTGATGAAAGACGAAAATTTATTGACAGTGTTATTTCACAGGTTGATAAGGCCTATCTCGAAAATCTTATTAGCTACAACAAAACATTAACGCACCGAAACAGTTATCTTAAACAATTGCATGGACGCATGCCCGACACATCTATGATGGAAGTGTGGGACGAACAACTGGTAAAATATGGCTGTGCAATTGAAAGTGAAAGAAGAAAATTTATCGCTGAATTTATACAATTGTTTAATGAGACTTATAATTATCTGGCAGACCATGCCGAAGAAGTTTCTATAAACTATCAAACACAACTTGAGCAAGATGATTTTAGCACACAGCTGAAATCTTCTTTACAAAAGGACATTGCCTTACAACACACATCAACAGGCATACATAAAGATGAATTGATTTTTAAACTTGAGAAATATCCACTTAAAAGAATTGCTTCTCAAGGTCAACAAAAAACTTTTTTAATGGCTATTAAAATTGCACAGTTTGAATATTTGTTTCGCCATAAAAAAACCAAACCCATTTTATTGCTTGATGACATTTTTGATAAGTTAGATGACTTCAGAGCAAAAAGACTTATGGAGTTGGTAAGCCGTCACACATTTGGTCAGATTTTTATTACAGACACACATCCGGAAAGATTAAAAAAAATATTTGATGACATCAAAATATCAATCCGGCTTTTTGAAGTAAATAAAGGAACGGTGAAAGAAACAACTTAGTTCGAAACACAAAAGGAATTTAAACAATCATCTTTTCGCAAACTTCAATTTTTTACTATTCATTTACTTCTTCCAAATAAATAAATGGCATTGAGCAAAAACACTATTGCATTTAAAATTGAAATATATGTTGCCATCGTATCTTTCGTATTTCGAAGATAAAATCGAGGCCTTCTGGCTAAATACTCTTAAAAAATTAAAGTATTTAACTAGCGGTTCGGATTATGTTACTGTTCATTGAACTTCTTTTTATCATTCACATATTCCAAAATGTCTCCCGGCTGGCAGTCTAAGGCTTTACATATAGCTTCTAAAGTACTAAAACGAATTGCCTTTGCTTTTCCTGTCTTTAGGATAGAAAGGTTAGATAATGTCAAATCAACTCTTTCTGAAAGCTCATTCAGAGAGATTTTACGCTTTGCCATCATCACATCCAGATTTACAATGATAGGCATACTTTAAACAGTTAAATCGTTTTCGCTTTGAATAGCTACTCCCTTTTTGAAAATAGTCGCAATGATATAAATTATTGCTCCCATTAAAATAAATGCTTCACTGTCAACCCAAAATTGGCTCAAGTTGTCGGTTACAAAACCTTGATGCAATAAATTCTTGGTAAACTGTCTGCCAATAAAACTTAACAATCCTATTGAAAGCGTGAAATAACTAATTTGAGAAATTTGTTTCGCTACAAATGTGCTGAACGGTTTTGTCCTATCCATGGTGTGCATGAGTCTGATAACGATGTAAAATAGAACAGCTTTTAATATTGAAATCATGAGAATGAAACTATAAACACTAAAAAAAGCTGGTTGGCTTTCTTTATATGTTTGAACTAAATCCAACTTTTGATAGAGATTTTGGACAAATTCAGGCTTATAAAGACTAAAGAAGAAGTTTACGATTAAGCCTCCTGCTTCAATAGATAAGCCTACAAAAATGAGCCAGGCTATAATATATAGGCCCCAGAATACGAAGTTGTCTGTTTTTGACATATTTGATAGATTTATTATTTAGGCTGCAAATATAATAATTATTTATTGTTTTACAATAAATATACATTGTTTTTTAATATTTTTATTTTATGCTAATTAATTAAAATAGGATCGTTGTTACTCCTATATAAACCTATAAAAAACAAGGAATCAATAAAAAAAGCCACTCCTATTTTGAAGTGGCTTTTAAGAGGCGGTCCGGACGGGACTCGAACCCGCGACCCCATGCGTGACAGGCATGTATTCTAACCAACTGAACTACCGGACCCTCTTTTAGAGGGCGCAAAGATAGATTTTTTATTCTTTCTACAAATAATCTTGAAGTTTTTATTGTTATTTCTATGCAAAGGGTTTTTTGAGTGAGGCATTAAAATAAGGCGGCTTGCGAATTAACCGTATCTTTGAGAAAAATTGAGACAATGGACAATAAAAATGAGAATCAGTTAAATATTGAACTGAGCGAGGAAATTGCAGACGGAATTTATTCCAATCTGGCCATCATAACCCATTCAAACTCCGAGTTTGTAGTTGATTTTATTAAAGTGATGCCCGGAGTTCCGAAAGCTAAGGTTAAATCAAGAATTGTGCTTACACCTCAACATGCCAAAAGGCTTATGACAGCTTTGGCCGAAAATGTTGCAAAATACGAGCAGGCTCATGGCACAATTAAACAAACAGATGGTATAGCTATACCGATGAATTTCGGTGGCCCTACAGCACAAGCCTAAAAAAAGAAACCGCCATTTGTGGCGGTTTCTTTTTGATTTTTATTCTCGAATAATTTTTGTCTGAAACGTTCCCTTCTCCGTAGTCAGTTGTAAGAAATAGACACCTTTTGATAAATCTTTGTCTAACACTACAGTTTTGCCAGTTACATTATTTACTTCTGTAACATAAATCAACTGCCCTACACCATTAAATAACTTCACCGAAGCATTGCCTTTGACAGCTTCATTAAAGTTCAAATAAAATCTATCTGTTGATGGGTTAGGATAAATACCTACTCCTGCAGCAATGACATTTGGATCACTTATAGAAACAATGAGAAAAGGTAATGAAGTAACTATACATCCTGTTGTGGCATCTGTAACCTGAACGGTGTATGATCCGGGTTGAGTGGTCTGATAGGTCTGACTGTTAGCTCCAGGAATAATATTACCATTCAACAGCCATTGATAATTTGCAGCTGTTGATGAAGTTAAAAGCGAACCGTTTGGCGTAATGGTTGGCATTGGCGGACCTTGCACCACACCTGTTACAGGGATATAACCACTCTTACATCCACTGGTGATAACCCAGTTGTAGAGATAATAATATGCTGCTCCCGTATTTGGATTTGGGTTATAATATCCTGTAATCGAAACCGGGCAACCAGATACTACATAAGGATAAGTTGCACCTGAAGTATTATAATAAAGATTTACACTTCCTGAAGCAACTACCAACCTATAAGAAGTTCCGCCAGTAACACTGAATCCAAGATATACAGGATAAATATTAAAAGTATTAGGGACTGTAACTGTTTTAGTATTTAAGATATTAGCACCTGTAGAATCAACAAGGTTAATAGTAACTGTTCCTGCAGAAACAGGATAAATATAAACCGAGTCAATCGTTACTTCCTGTAAAACATTAAATCGCATTCCATAGTTGTTTGGAGCATTGCTTGCCTGACTGCCAATACCACGGTCAGTAGGACCTACATGATATACGGTTCCACCGTCAACAGTCTGAACATAAAATGTGGTAGTAGAGGCTAGTGAAACACTATATGTATTTCCTGTATTAACCAACGTATCACCCGTTTGCGAAGTAAACCAATTTACAATGCCTGTGCCACTTGACTGTAGATTGGCTGTTCCACCGGCAC
This portion of the Bacteroidia bacterium genome encodes:
- a CDS encoding T9SS type A sorting domain-containing protein encodes the protein MRRRIHHYLTFLSFITYLFICTSQNAQAQFWLPVGSGVDNNVYAMTKDTVNNILYIGGRFTDASGVTAIRVAAWNGTSYTAIGNGFDSNVFALYYDHSNNTLYAAGSFLSSGINPITRIAKWDGTQWQPLGTGCNNEIYALTGDNNGNIYAGGIFTDAGGISAERIAKWNGTTWAALGSGIGSGSNYVEALTFYNGDLIAGGQFGVAGGVTVSGIARWNGTNWFDLNGGVSGLSMRISAFKEINGELICGGTFTSAGGISSNSVAKWNGAAWLAIPGGISGGQAKVKALGYLFNTLYVGGNFSLADGNAASNIAAFDGTTWTNLSGGTNNQVDALLNYGNEMHVGGAFTMAGGNPATYIAKYRTTCLTNSIIATTQTSCFNQCNGTATVTATGNAPFTYQWSTTPAQTDSTATNLCAGNYSVTITDNIGCSITQPVTITEPAQFAISFSSNNPTCFGLCDGNALASNNGQGTISYNWNTIPAQTTQTATGLCEGVYSVTLIDSAGCTVTDSVVITNPAPNTLTLTSSNPTCYNNCDGIAAVVSTGNPPFQYLWNTIPAQQTDTATGLCAGVYYVTVTDSTGCMATDSIEIVNPAAATLQFSTNATTCFGSCNGSVSVVSSGNAPFTYLWNTTPIQTTDTATNLCAGTYFVTVTDSNLCAVTDSVVIQEPVANQISFTAQQPACISSCNGLLTATSTGTAPFIFQWSNGDSISTIDSLCTGVYYITISDSIGCSVTDSISLNPAPPLPITFTTLFAGCNGVCTGAVSAAITGINPTSYIWSTGDTIASIDSLCQGLYTVSITDSIGCIVTDSVQIISQPVLLNPSTIAPTCAGQCNGLASINPSGVAPFQWQWSTGDTTSLSIDSLCAGVYYITITDSAGCTGTDSVMIVDPPTITYSASHTDATCANLCNGISTITATGNGTLTYLWNTVPPQTDSTNTNLCFGYTTYTITDTNNCSVSDSVLIFEPAPIFIGNNFLGIACNGNCDGFVRALPSGGTPGYTYLWSNGVTFDSILNVCAGTYTVTVTDANLCAAVDSFTFVEPDPVVISFVVTDASCPGCTDGSIVATATGGTPPYDYLYPALGIADSVATNLGMGYYLFCAQDFNNCMQCDSVFVDEATAINSLSPEIKEIKIFPNPFSDRAFLSITTAEMKDFKLYFYDVAGRLVNMPYNHIGNNGEKQTYSIQNQGLIPGMYYVKIISANEVIAIGKFIIN
- the murB gene encoding UDP-N-acetylmuramate dehydrogenase; the protein is MRENVSLKNLNTFGIEAKARYFTEINNEDELKKFLLQQNKNVLPLLVMGGGSNMLFFKDYDGIVLKNNLNGIDVVEENETFVKIRVGAGEIWHNVVMWSVEKNLGGLENLSLIPGSAGAAPIQNIGAYGVEIKNVLVAVETMAIESAEKKVFSNLECQFGYRNSIFKNSAKGKYIITAIILELKKQPHFKTEYGAIQTELEKQGIKTLSVKAISDAVIAIRRSKLPDPAVIGNAGSFFKNPEITEQEFEKIKQQHPNIPHYPGGGNKIKLAAGWLIEQCGWKGFREGNAGCHKNQALVLVNFGNATGAEIYNLALKIKDSVFNHFGVQIEPEVNIIQ
- a CDS encoding Glu/Leu/Phe/Val dehydrogenase, with protein sequence MADSKKAKQNHEEENPFEEMIKRLDVAAKIMKLDSEVYEIMKKPSKLVYCSMPVKMDNGKTKVFEGFRVIHSTALGPSKGGVRYSTYVNENEVMALAAWMTFKCAVADIPYGGAKGGITCDPSTMSKGELERLTRAYTSSMVDVFGVDKDIPAPDMNTGPQEMAWIVDEYSKLKGGFTPGVVTGKPIHLGGSLGRSEATGRGVMTATMEAMAKMGLNPAKCRAAVQGFGNVGSITAKHYEAKGLKIVAISDHTAAFYNPDGIDIDKAIKYRNSNKGVIKGFKGGKLISNEELLTLNVDVLAPCAMENQITDENAAKIKAKLIVEGANGPTTDEADHILSKKGTVVIPDILANGGGVTVSYFEWGQNRSGLYMTEDEVNNKADHWMKQAFHNVWNTSVKHKTTMRIAAYIYALGKIELGIKSRGNY
- a CDS encoding phosphatidylserine decarboxylase family protein, whose protein sequence is MTIHREGKNWVWGTLITVLLINLFVLNFRAEHDWITVLVLIVTIVFFLLILQFFRYPKRNITRNENYVIAPADGKVVVIERTEESEYYKDKRIQVSIFMSPINVHANWYPMSGKIKFLRYHKGKYLVAWHPKASTENERSTIVVEKDSNKTILLRQIAGALAKRIVYYPRENDLVKQGAEMGFIKFGSRVDIYLPLTAKINVELNQKTKGGVTVIAELV
- the folP gene encoding dihydropteroate synthase — its product is MQTFTSINCHGKLVNLHKPHVMGVLNLTPDSFYDGGAYNSENAILTQVALMLNEGATFIDIGGSSSRPGSQMPSEKEEWSRIGKVITLIKQHFPEVLISIDTVYSSIAKRAVDSGVCMINDISAGLMDSRMIETVAVLKVPYLMMHMKGRPESMQNNPVYDNLLKEIIDFFSKQIALCRKAAITDILIDPGFGFGKTLEHNFELLAKFDLLKIFGLPIVAGVSRKGMIWKTLDITPAEALNGTTALNMVALINGAKILRVHDVKEAMQCIKLFNKLDSVS
- a CDS encoding BT_3928 family protein, with the translated sequence MKYIVTLCRILVGVLFIISGFIKANDTLGFSYKLDEYFLVFNMSFMSAFSVAMAQFICVAEIVLGVATLVGWRMNLVTWLLMLMIVFFTFLTFYSAYFNVVKDCGCFGDALKLTPWQSFGKDVVLLVLILIIFVWRNKVKPLFELKKTRWVVIFALFASSIFTYYTYAHLPVIDFRPYAIGNNIKIGMLPPPNAIPDSVVIVFKYKAKDGTIKEFGMNNLPEDLENYEFVDRTDKVIREGDKAKIHDFTIVDADGNDHTQEFLNNPEYSFMLVAYDLNKSNTKIQGKVNQLADACSKNKIQFFGLTSTVAAETDLFRHENQNMFDYYFCDGTALKTIIRSNPGLVLLQNGVVVAMWHYNDFPSWDDVNKQYLKK